A window from Vespa velutina chromosome 13, iVesVel2.1, whole genome shotgun sequence encodes these proteins:
- the LOC124953605 gene encoding polyadenylate-binding protein 2, which produces MSESDLLANDHIDGLDGLENGQDGDAIMQCDGVKRELNEANIDDPELEAIKARVREMEEEAEKLKQLQSEVDKQMNMGSPPGITSPLNMSLEDKMEVDNRSIYVGNVDYGATAEELEQHFHGCGSVNRVTILCNKYDGHPKGFAYIEFAERDSVQTAMAMDESMFRGRQIKVMPKRTNRPGLSMTNRGPRGVRGYRGMARGIIRGSAYFGYRPTRRLRSYRRGYYMPY; this is translated from the exons ATGTCTGAATCAGATTTATTAGCTAATGACCATATTGATGGCCTTGATGGACTTGAAAATGGTCAAGATGGTGATGCTATTATGCAGTGTGATGGAGTTAAACGTGAATTGAATGAAGCAAATATAGATGATCCA gAACTAGAAGCTATAAAGGCGCGTgtaagagagatggaagaagaagcagaaaaatTAAAGCAACTACAATCGGAGGTGGATAAACAGATGAACATGGGTAGTCCACCTGGAATca cgAGCCCATTGAACATGTCACTCGAAGATAAAATGGAAGTTGACAATCGATCTATATATGTTGGAAAT GTAGATTATGGTGCCACAGCAGAAGAATTAGAACAACATTTCCATGGCTGTGGTAGTGTCAACAGAGTAACAATACTTTGTAACAAATATGATGGTCATCCCAAAGGTTTTGCTTACATCGAATTTGCAGAACGTGATTCTGTACAAACTGCAATGGCTATGGATGAATCTATGTTTAGAGGACGCCAAATTAAAGTTATgccaaaaagaacaaatagacCAGGGCTATCAATGACAAATAG ggGGCCTAGGGGTGTACGAGGTTATCGTGGTATGGCTCGAGGGATAATTCGTGGCAGTGCATACTTTGGATACAGACCTACTAGGAGGCTAAG AAGTTACAGGCGAGGGTACTATATGccatattaa
- the LOC124953603 gene encoding protein zyg-11 homolog B-like isoform X1, whose amino-acid sequence MFESPRSLQEVCIDFICDNVLALCEVHPGDTGEHSNGSFSPTACDQVSCTLSDSSSETTTTIRTLSNDVSPSLATRLSFKYPDAFLPTEISEQLLSSLCEKKTLSDLTITLFDSKSTRLRHVKLKDASTLSAKGLKVLKQHKVVDLVVNGLKVTVNDLISCLGDWSLQNLRSLSVAKGSFMDCSRYCVVVTLSKLRALHTLNVSGTEFNKHGLEIVVEDLPLLENLDISCTRVDDITPLRKCKDRLKTLTMYNIKISGCGSLIPVLLELNELRNLDISDEKDTYAFEMFAPKKQKIGDFLKAVHCMPHLTSLDLSGKDEINAKDLKEFIKAHPQLKFLGLVHSDTCYEDSLINPENKDYKPDLIVSGTATESQILEALRRYTCRSVYVQKCLFNLFRLTPNFFEPRVDVIKLVLPGMREHPQEFRVQMAATACLYNLTKGESAIMIHPSILKQIVDLTLTAMESYPTHYQLQKNTLLTLCSDRILQDVAFDKYRCARLVMNCLSTFDDASMNRMSVAICSILAAKISTAETSMLGAQPQYMSKLLTMVRSKVQSKSVDITMKFTLSALWNLTDESATTCKVFLDEGGMELFLQVLESFQGESSVETKVLGLLNNIAEVVHLRPRLMQTRFISMLSLLLDSVHIDVSYFAAGIAAHLLSDGPSAWSSMLSQPSREQLLDQLAHAVTHWQTPQGEMVAYRSFQPFFPLLRCSDAYPVQLWAVWAIHHVCTKNPKRYCSMLTREGGVETLKYLEETHTENTTHPNLQSLCRSILETLESNSC is encoded by the exons ATGTTCGAGTCACCAAGAAGTTTGCAAGAAGTCTGCATAGATTTTATTTGCGATAATGTTTTGGCTTTGTGTGAAGTACATCCTGGTGACACAGGTGAACATTCAAATGGATCATTCTCTCCTACTGCATGTG ATCAAGTTAGTTGTACATTGAGTGATAGTAGCTCTGAAACTACAACAACAATACGTACGTTGTCCAATGATGTATCACCAAGTTTGGCTACAAGACTTAGTTTCAAATATCCTGATGCCTTTTTGCCAACTGAAATATCAGAACAATTATTGTCTAGCCtttgtgaaaagaaaacattatcCGATCTAACGATTACACTTTTTGATTCAAAATCAACTAGATTAAG gcatgtaaaattaaaagatgcATCTACGCTATCTGCAAAAGGTTTAAAAGTTCTTAAACAACATAAAGTTGTAGATTTGGTAGTAAATGGCTTAAAAGTCACTGTTAATGATCTGATCAGCTGTTTAGGCGATTGGAGTTTGCAAAATCTTAGATCATTGAGTGTAGCAAAGGGCAGTTTTATGGATTGCTCAag aTACTGTGTAGTAGTAACACTGAGCAAATTACGCGCGCTGCATACTTTGAATGTCTCAGGAAcagaatttaataaacatgGATTAGAAATAGTGGTTGAAGATCTTCcacttttagaaaatttagatATATCATGTACTAGAGTTGATGATATAACACCATTAAGAAAATGTAAGGACCGTTTAAAAACTCTAACtatgtacaatataaaaataagtggATGTGGAAGTCTAATACCCGTTTTATTGGAATTAAATGAATTGAGAAACTTGGATATTTCTGATGAAAAAGATACATATGCTTTTGAAATGTTTGCGcctaagaaacaaaaaataggaGATTTTCTGAAAGCTGTACATTGTATGCCACATTTAACTAGTTTAGATTTGTCCG gtaaagatgaaataaatgcgaaagatttaaaagaatttattaaagcACATCCACAATTGAAATTTCTTGGTCTTGTACATTCTGACACTTGTTATGAGGATAGTTTAATAAATcctgaaaataaagattataaaccTGACCTTATC GTCAGTGGTACAGCAACTGAATCCCAAATTCTAGAAGCTTTGAGAAGATATACTTGTCGATCAGTTTATGTTCAAAAGTGTTTGTTTAATCTGTTTCGTTTGACGCCAAATTTCTTCGAACCACGCGTAGATGTAATCAAATTAGTGCTGCCTGGAATGCGAGAACATCCACAAGAATTTCGTGTGCAAATGGCAGCAACCGCGTGCCTTTACAATCTTACAAAAGGTGAATCAGCAATAATGATTCATCCATCAATTCTTAAACAAATAGTTGACTTAACATTGACTGCCATGGAGTCATACCCAACTCACTATCAGCTACAAAAAAATACGTTATTGACACTATGTAGTGACAGAATTTTACAAGATGTtgcatttgataaatatag GTGTGCAAGATTAGTAATGAATTGTTTATCGACATTCGATGATGCATCGATGAATCGAATGTCAGTAGCAATTTGCTCCATTTTAGCAGCAAAAATATCAACAGCAGAAACATCTATGCTTGGTGCACAACCGCAATATATGTCAAAGTTATTAACAATGGTCAGATCAAAAGTTCAATCTAAATCAGTTGATATTACAATGAAATTCACATTAAGTGCCCTATGGAATTTAACGGACGAAAGTGCCACTACATGCAAAGTTTTTTTGGATGAGGGAGGAATGGAGTTGTTTCTTCAAGTACTTGAAAGTTTTCAAGGTGAATCTAGCGTGGAGACTAAAGTACTTggtctattaaataatatagctGAG gTTGTACATCTGAGGCCACGACTTATGCAAACTCGTTTCATATCAATGCTTTCCTTGCTCTTAGATTCTGTACACATTGATGTATCTTACTTCGCTGCTGGTATCGCAGCACATTTGCTAAGCGATGGTCCTAGTGCCTGGAGTTCAATGCTTTCACAACCTAGTAGAGAACAATTACTAGATCAGTTAGCTCATGCTGTTACTCACTGGCAAACTCCACAAGGAGAGATGGTTGCTTATAGAAGTTTTCAACcatttttccctcttttgCGTTGTTCAGATGCATATCCTGTTCAGCTTTGGGCAGTATGGGCGATACATCATGTGTGCACAAAAAATC cAAAACGCTATTGTAGCATGTTAACCAGAGAAGGTGGAgtagaaacattaaaatatctgGAAGAAACACATACAGAAAATACAACACATCCAAATTTGCAGTCTTTATGTCGATCAATTCTTGAAACACTGGAATCAAATTCTTGTTAA
- the LOC124953603 gene encoding protein zyg-11 homolog B-like isoform X2, giving the protein MFESPRSLQEVCIDFICDNVLALCEVHPGDTGEHSNGSFSPTACDQVSCTLSDSSSETTTTIRTLSNDVSPSLATRLSFKYPDAFLPTEISEQLLSSLCEKKTLSDLTITLFDSKSTRLRHVKLKDASTLSAKGLKVLKQHKVVDLVVNGLKVTVNDLISCLGDWSLQNLRSLSVAKGSFMDCSRYCVVVTLSKLRALHTLNVSGTEFNKHGLEIVVEDLPLLENLDISCTRVDDITPLRKCKDRLKTLTMYNIKISGCGSLIPVLLELNELRNLDISDEKDTYAFEMFAPKKQKIGDFLKAVHCMPHLTSLDLSGKDEINAKDLKEFIKAHPQLKFLGLVHSDTCYEDSLINPENKDYKPDLIVSGTATESQILEALRRYTCRSVYVQKCLFNLFRLTPNFFEPRVDVIKLVLPGMREHPQEFRVQMAATACLYNLTKGESAIMIHPSILKQIVDLTLTAMESYPTHYQLQKNTLLTLCSDRILQDVAFDKYRCARLVMNCLSTFDDASMNRMSVAICSILAAKISTAETSMLGAQPQYMSKLLTMVRSKVQSKSVDITMKFTLSALWNLTDESATTCKVFLDEGGMELFLQVLESFQGESSVETKVLGLLNNIAEILYTLMYLTSLLVSQHIC; this is encoded by the exons ATGTTCGAGTCACCAAGAAGTTTGCAAGAAGTCTGCATAGATTTTATTTGCGATAATGTTTTGGCTTTGTGTGAAGTACATCCTGGTGACACAGGTGAACATTCAAATGGATCATTCTCTCCTACTGCATGTG ATCAAGTTAGTTGTACATTGAGTGATAGTAGCTCTGAAACTACAACAACAATACGTACGTTGTCCAATGATGTATCACCAAGTTTGGCTACAAGACTTAGTTTCAAATATCCTGATGCCTTTTTGCCAACTGAAATATCAGAACAATTATTGTCTAGCCtttgtgaaaagaaaacattatcCGATCTAACGATTACACTTTTTGATTCAAAATCAACTAGATTAAG gcatgtaaaattaaaagatgcATCTACGCTATCTGCAAAAGGTTTAAAAGTTCTTAAACAACATAAAGTTGTAGATTTGGTAGTAAATGGCTTAAAAGTCACTGTTAATGATCTGATCAGCTGTTTAGGCGATTGGAGTTTGCAAAATCTTAGATCATTGAGTGTAGCAAAGGGCAGTTTTATGGATTGCTCAag aTACTGTGTAGTAGTAACACTGAGCAAATTACGCGCGCTGCATACTTTGAATGTCTCAGGAAcagaatttaataaacatgGATTAGAAATAGTGGTTGAAGATCTTCcacttttagaaaatttagatATATCATGTACTAGAGTTGATGATATAACACCATTAAGAAAATGTAAGGACCGTTTAAAAACTCTAACtatgtacaatataaaaataagtggATGTGGAAGTCTAATACCCGTTTTATTGGAATTAAATGAATTGAGAAACTTGGATATTTCTGATGAAAAAGATACATATGCTTTTGAAATGTTTGCGcctaagaaacaaaaaataggaGATTTTCTGAAAGCTGTACATTGTATGCCACATTTAACTAGTTTAGATTTGTCCG gtaaagatgaaataaatgcgaaagatttaaaagaatttattaaagcACATCCACAATTGAAATTTCTTGGTCTTGTACATTCTGACACTTGTTATGAGGATAGTTTAATAAATcctgaaaataaagattataaaccTGACCTTATC GTCAGTGGTACAGCAACTGAATCCCAAATTCTAGAAGCTTTGAGAAGATATACTTGTCGATCAGTTTATGTTCAAAAGTGTTTGTTTAATCTGTTTCGTTTGACGCCAAATTTCTTCGAACCACGCGTAGATGTAATCAAATTAGTGCTGCCTGGAATGCGAGAACATCCACAAGAATTTCGTGTGCAAATGGCAGCAACCGCGTGCCTTTACAATCTTACAAAAGGTGAATCAGCAATAATGATTCATCCATCAATTCTTAAACAAATAGTTGACTTAACATTGACTGCCATGGAGTCATACCCAACTCACTATCAGCTACAAAAAAATACGTTATTGACACTATGTAGTGACAGAATTTTACAAGATGTtgcatttgataaatatag GTGTGCAAGATTAGTAATGAATTGTTTATCGACATTCGATGATGCATCGATGAATCGAATGTCAGTAGCAATTTGCTCCATTTTAGCAGCAAAAATATCAACAGCAGAAACATCTATGCTTGGTGCACAACCGCAATATATGTCAAAGTTATTAACAATGGTCAGATCAAAAGTTCAATCTAAATCAGTTGATATTACAATGAAATTCACATTAAGTGCCCTATGGAATTTAACGGACGAAAGTGCCACTACATGCAAAGTTTTTTTGGATGAGGGAGGAATGGAGTTGTTTCTTCAAGTACTTGAAAGTTTTCAAGGTGAATCTAGCGTGGAGACTAAAGTACTTggtctattaaataatatagctGAG ATTCTGTACACATTGATGTATCTTACTTCGCTGCTGGTATCGCAGCACATTTGCTAA
- the LOC124953604 gene encoding PP2C-like domain-containing protein CG9801 isoform X1, whose protein sequence is MPSLRKKVAGFMRQLSISNLAGAVENMGLGEQPLRSPRSVTQDFPSECFITRYLNGLETKQEGPPILHGRNPEELPVKQLGNYQDDKEVFAALTGPDSGLTAVNLQERHLSMNDIDIDYIDMLDQSEQYRTGSNSSSVVIAGAPNWFLPHEMAYGIATTLYEKNPINSINNGEPIADCFGISARQNSAILALADGVNWGTKASIAARSAVHGSMEYLNKALFSPSINSAITTTKDVFVALLRSFHAAHSLILQEQGMLTTLTVCAVLPLESTTTNSSIHHKKFVACTCNVGDSLAYVYSRKTGVREITRGSHDIHCMRDMRDALGALGPVDGSNPELNNLTLAITEVELGDVVFLTSDGISDNFDPVVGKFAVLPNHNAASDVTISMKSNNDVRTKTRRKSAENLRHTESGNSNGNSNSLPVVEAYQRHELTLLRMEDLLRRGVSGEGPPCNSAKHLCELLLDFAVRITAAKRRILEDTDLYYAQHKDGQLVQLSKQEQRSKRKKTLDKISMIPGKLDHATVVAYVVGAYNSSECNL, encoded by the exons atgccaAGTTTACGCAAGAAGGTAGCTGGCTTTATGCGCCAACTATCTATCAGTAACTTGGCTGGTGCTGTTGAAAATATGGGACTAGGAGAACAACCTCTTCGTAGTCCAAGATCAGTAACACAGGATTTTCCAAGTGAATGTTTCATTACACGGTATCTTAATGG AttagaaacaaaacaagaagGTCCACCGATCTTGCATGGTAGAAATCCAGAGGAATTACCTGTTAAGCAACTTGGGAATTATCAAGATGATAAAGAAGTGTTTGCTGCTTTAACAGGCCCAGATAGTGGACTTACAGCAGTTAATCTTCAAGAAAGACATCTAAGTATGAACGATAttgatattgattatattGATATGCTGGATCAAAGTGAGCAATATAGAACag GATCAAATTCATCTTCCGTTGTAATTGCCGGAGCTCCAAATTGGTTTCTTCCTCATGAAATGGCTTATGGCATTGCTACAacattatatgaaaaaaaccCTATAAATAGTATTAACAATGGAGAACCAATTGCCGACTGCTTTGGCATTTCTGCAAGACAAAATTCAGCAATATTGGCTCTGGCCGATGGTGTCAATTGGG GTACAAAGGCAAGCATTGCAGCAAGATCTGCGGTGCATGGAAGCATGGAATACTTGAATAAAGCTCTTTTTTCACCTTCGATAAATAGTGCTATAACTACGACAAAAGATGTTTTTGTAGCCCTCCTACGTTCATTCCATGCAGCACATTCGTTAATACTTCAGGAACAAGGCATGCTCACAACATTGACCGTATGTGCTGTTCTACCTTTAGAGAGCACAACCACTAATTCCAGTATTCACCATAAAAAATTTGTGGCTTGTACATGCAATGTTGGTGATAGTTTAGCATACGTATATTCAAG AAAAACTGGTGTCAGAGAAATAACACGAGGATCTCATGATATTCATTGTATGCGTGATATGCGTGATGCATTAGGGGCTTTGGGACCTGTTGATGGATCTAACccagaattaaataatttaacgcTCGCTATAACGGAAGTTGAACTTGGCGATGTCGTATTCTTAACCAGTGATGGTATATCAGATAATTTTGATCCAGTAGTTGGAAAATTTGCAGTTCTACCAAATCACAATGCTGCTTCTGATGTAACAATATCAATGAAAAGTAACAATGATGtaagaacaaaaacaagaagaaaatcagCAGAAAATTTACGGCATACAGAGTCTGGTAATAGCAATGGAAATAGTAATAGTTTACCTGTGGTAGAAGCATATCAAAGACACGAGCTTACGCTCCTTAGAATGGAAGATTTATTACGAAGAGGAGTTTCTGGTGAAGGACCACCATGTAATAGTGCCAAACATCTTTGTGAACTTCTCTTAGATTTTGCA GTACGTATTACAGCTGCCAAACGAAGAATATTAGAAGATACAGATTTATATTATGCACAACACAAAGATGGCCAATTAGTGCAATTGTCCAAGCAAGAACAACGaagtaaacgaaaaaagacattagataaaatatctatgattCCAGGGAAATTAGATCATGCAACGGTCGTGGCATATGTAGTTGGAGCATATAATTCATCAGAATGTAATCTATAA
- the LOC124953604 gene encoding PP2C-like domain-containing protein CG9801 isoform X3 gives MPSLRKKVAGFMRQLSISNLAGAVENMGLGEQPLRSPRSVTQDFPSECFITRYLNGLETKQEGPPILHGRNPEELPVKQLGNYQDDKEVFAALTGPDSGLTAVNLQERHLSMNDIDIDYIDMLDQRSNSSSVVIAGAPNWFLPHEMAYGIATTLYEKNPINSINNGEPIADCFGISARQNSAILALADGVNWGTKASIAARSAVHGSMEYLNKALFSPSINSAITTTKDVFVALLRSFHAAHSLILQEQGMLTTLTVCAVLPLESTTTNSSIHHKKFVACTCNVGDSLAYVYSRKTGVREITRGSHDIHCMRDMRDALGALGPVDGSNPELNNLTLAITEVELGDVVFLTSDGISDNFDPVVGKFAVLPNHNAASDVTISMKSNNDVRTKTRRKSAENLRHTESGNSNGNSNSLPVVEAYQRHELTLLRMEDLLRRGVSGEGPPCNSAKHLCELLLDFAVRITAAKRRILEDTDLYYAQHKDGQLVQLSKQEQRSKRKKTLDKISMIPGKLDHATVVAYVVGAYNSSECNL, from the exons atgccaAGTTTACGCAAGAAGGTAGCTGGCTTTATGCGCCAACTATCTATCAGTAACTTGGCTGGTGCTGTTGAAAATATGGGACTAGGAGAACAACCTCTTCGTAGTCCAAGATCAGTAACACAGGATTTTCCAAGTGAATGTTTCATTACACGGTATCTTAATGG AttagaaacaaaacaagaagGTCCACCGATCTTGCATGGTAGAAATCCAGAGGAATTACCTGTTAAGCAACTTGGGAATTATCAAGATGATAAAGAAGTGTTTGCTGCTTTAACAGGCCCAGATAGTGGACTTACAGCAGTTAATCTTCAAGAAAGACATCTAAGTATGAACGATAttgatattgattatattGATATGCTGGATCAAA GATCAAATTCATCTTCCGTTGTAATTGCCGGAGCTCCAAATTGGTTTCTTCCTCATGAAATGGCTTATGGCATTGCTACAacattatatgaaaaaaaccCTATAAATAGTATTAACAATGGAGAACCAATTGCCGACTGCTTTGGCATTTCTGCAAGACAAAATTCAGCAATATTGGCTCTGGCCGATGGTGTCAATTGGG GTACAAAGGCAAGCATTGCAGCAAGATCTGCGGTGCATGGAAGCATGGAATACTTGAATAAAGCTCTTTTTTCACCTTCGATAAATAGTGCTATAACTACGACAAAAGATGTTTTTGTAGCCCTCCTACGTTCATTCCATGCAGCACATTCGTTAATACTTCAGGAACAAGGCATGCTCACAACATTGACCGTATGTGCTGTTCTACCTTTAGAGAGCACAACCACTAATTCCAGTATTCACCATAAAAAATTTGTGGCTTGTACATGCAATGTTGGTGATAGTTTAGCATACGTATATTCAAG AAAAACTGGTGTCAGAGAAATAACACGAGGATCTCATGATATTCATTGTATGCGTGATATGCGTGATGCATTAGGGGCTTTGGGACCTGTTGATGGATCTAACccagaattaaataatttaacgcTCGCTATAACGGAAGTTGAACTTGGCGATGTCGTATTCTTAACCAGTGATGGTATATCAGATAATTTTGATCCAGTAGTTGGAAAATTTGCAGTTCTACCAAATCACAATGCTGCTTCTGATGTAACAATATCAATGAAAAGTAACAATGATGtaagaacaaaaacaagaagaaaatcagCAGAAAATTTACGGCATACAGAGTCTGGTAATAGCAATGGAAATAGTAATAGTTTACCTGTGGTAGAAGCATATCAAAGACACGAGCTTACGCTCCTTAGAATGGAAGATTTATTACGAAGAGGAGTTTCTGGTGAAGGACCACCATGTAATAGTGCCAAACATCTTTGTGAACTTCTCTTAGATTTTGCA GTACGTATTACAGCTGCCAAACGAAGAATATTAGAAGATACAGATTTATATTATGCACAACACAAAGATGGCCAATTAGTGCAATTGTCCAAGCAAGAACAACGaagtaaacgaaaaaagacattagataaaatatctatgattCCAGGGAAATTAGATCATGCAACGGTCGTGGCATATGTAGTTGGAGCATATAATTCATCAGAATGTAATCTATAA
- the LOC124953604 gene encoding PP2C-like domain-containing protein CG9801 isoform X2: MPSLRKKVAGFMRQLSISNLAGAVENMGLGEQPLRSPRSVTQDFPSECFITRLETKQEGPPILHGRNPEELPVKQLGNYQDDKEVFAALTGPDSGLTAVNLQERHLSMNDIDIDYIDMLDQSEQYRTGSNSSSVVIAGAPNWFLPHEMAYGIATTLYEKNPINSINNGEPIADCFGISARQNSAILALADGVNWGTKASIAARSAVHGSMEYLNKALFSPSINSAITTTKDVFVALLRSFHAAHSLILQEQGMLTTLTVCAVLPLESTTTNSSIHHKKFVACTCNVGDSLAYVYSRKTGVREITRGSHDIHCMRDMRDALGALGPVDGSNPELNNLTLAITEVELGDVVFLTSDGISDNFDPVVGKFAVLPNHNAASDVTISMKSNNDVRTKTRRKSAENLRHTESGNSNGNSNSLPVVEAYQRHELTLLRMEDLLRRGVSGEGPPCNSAKHLCELLLDFAVRITAAKRRILEDTDLYYAQHKDGQLVQLSKQEQRSKRKKTLDKISMIPGKLDHATVVAYVVGAYNSSECNL; this comes from the exons atgccaAGTTTACGCAAGAAGGTAGCTGGCTTTATGCGCCAACTATCTATCAGTAACTTGGCTGGTGCTGTTGAAAATATGGGACTAGGAGAACAACCTCTTCGTAGTCCAAGATCAGTAACACAGGATTTTCCAAGTGAATGTTTCATTACACG AttagaaacaaaacaagaagGTCCACCGATCTTGCATGGTAGAAATCCAGAGGAATTACCTGTTAAGCAACTTGGGAATTATCAAGATGATAAAGAAGTGTTTGCTGCTTTAACAGGCCCAGATAGTGGACTTACAGCAGTTAATCTTCAAGAAAGACATCTAAGTATGAACGATAttgatattgattatattGATATGCTGGATCAAAGTGAGCAATATAGAACag GATCAAATTCATCTTCCGTTGTAATTGCCGGAGCTCCAAATTGGTTTCTTCCTCATGAAATGGCTTATGGCATTGCTACAacattatatgaaaaaaaccCTATAAATAGTATTAACAATGGAGAACCAATTGCCGACTGCTTTGGCATTTCTGCAAGACAAAATTCAGCAATATTGGCTCTGGCCGATGGTGTCAATTGGG GTACAAAGGCAAGCATTGCAGCAAGATCTGCGGTGCATGGAAGCATGGAATACTTGAATAAAGCTCTTTTTTCACCTTCGATAAATAGTGCTATAACTACGACAAAAGATGTTTTTGTAGCCCTCCTACGTTCATTCCATGCAGCACATTCGTTAATACTTCAGGAACAAGGCATGCTCACAACATTGACCGTATGTGCTGTTCTACCTTTAGAGAGCACAACCACTAATTCCAGTATTCACCATAAAAAATTTGTGGCTTGTACATGCAATGTTGGTGATAGTTTAGCATACGTATATTCAAG AAAAACTGGTGTCAGAGAAATAACACGAGGATCTCATGATATTCATTGTATGCGTGATATGCGTGATGCATTAGGGGCTTTGGGACCTGTTGATGGATCTAACccagaattaaataatttaacgcTCGCTATAACGGAAGTTGAACTTGGCGATGTCGTATTCTTAACCAGTGATGGTATATCAGATAATTTTGATCCAGTAGTTGGAAAATTTGCAGTTCTACCAAATCACAATGCTGCTTCTGATGTAACAATATCAATGAAAAGTAACAATGATGtaagaacaaaaacaagaagaaaatcagCAGAAAATTTACGGCATACAGAGTCTGGTAATAGCAATGGAAATAGTAATAGTTTACCTGTGGTAGAAGCATATCAAAGACACGAGCTTACGCTCCTTAGAATGGAAGATTTATTACGAAGAGGAGTTTCTGGTGAAGGACCACCATGTAATAGTGCCAAACATCTTTGTGAACTTCTCTTAGATTTTGCA GTACGTATTACAGCTGCCAAACGAAGAATATTAGAAGATACAGATTTATATTATGCACAACACAAAGATGGCCAATTAGTGCAATTGTCCAAGCAAGAACAACGaagtaaacgaaaaaagacattagataaaatatctatgattCCAGGGAAATTAGATCATGCAACGGTCGTGGCATATGTAGTTGGAGCATATAATTCATCAGAATGTAATCTATAA